The Puntigrus tetrazona isolate hp1 chromosome 3, ASM1883169v1, whole genome shotgun sequence nucleotide sequence aaaattacattttctatacTTTGTTCtaattggttaaattaaattaaattaaatttaaaaagtctgTCTAATTATTTGTAGTAATTCTATCTATTACTTTTGTAGattccattttaatggtttcaattttaataatcaaaaaaatctgtaattaatagatacaatctttcatttattttccagaaataaaaataggctactgcatatttacattttctctaaaataaattcaggtAGATACTCcttacactttttattttattttattattagcagaccagtccagagcatttatatatgttgtcattattacagTACATCTTACAGTCAGTGCTTTGGACTATGAGATGGACATGTGCTTCTCTCACTCCATGTTGTTTGtgtacttttgctttaaaaaaggctatcaatacatttttttaatcatgctgaagtctgtttaaatacattttgtttacatttttactcctgtagttttatgtttaataagaggcttgcttataattacactttttatggTACACTACTGAATGGCAAAGTTGTAAGTTCAATAAAGTGTTCTTAATTGGGgaaaatgaattgtttagatTAATCGATAAATTAGTCGATAGactaatctaaataaaaatagtcactaGTGGCAGCCCCTAAATACAATACTACAATATTGAAGGTTAATATTATGGTACACAATCACTTAAATCATACTCAATGAAgtttttgtacaattataaagttgcataattacaataattatgtttctactccaatatatatatatatatatatatatatatatatatatatatatatttactgagtcggctgcccctcccctttattgtcatcatcaccccgtcctttattcgccgcccttcaccaggctcctgacgggagtgggcgtgtctgagaggagggagtggtattggtcaggtctggcggcgtgtggaCGAGGCACGCCTGAAGTCAATTAAACctcgtcaccgccgccgttaaataccaacaccgcgcctctcctcgagagaccagtctcttcccccgtgcatgcacgctggaaTCCTTGTGCGTCTAGGAAGGGCGCGTGAAGGGACTCGCCATGCCGCCAGAGAAGCACGCTGTCGGACTCCATAGTCCAGGCAATGATCGCCGTATCGCTGACTGGccaggatgccgggctgtttatcccttcaaaATTGCCGACCGGGAAGAAGGAGGAGAAGCTGTGGGAAGAAGCCGCGCCCTTCACGCCCGGATCAGAGAAGGGAGCGTGTGCAGCCGCCGACTCCGCCCCTTCCCCCTGGAGCACtacctgacctgcacttcccctgcagcacgacaaggacaccagttcccccgtttatttggacacttttttccctggacactttattttgtatattttactgttaataaaaagcctcccCGAGGACTGACGCCatgcccactgtgtctgtcattggctcctcccgccacaataaatatatatattgttgactAATTGTTAGTTTACCAGAAGAGGCTTGGCAGGTTTTCCTTTTAACAAAGACATTAGGGGTGATGCAATCAGACAAATGTTTCTAATGAAGCATCTAGAAATTAGCGAAGCCCAAGAATTGCTGTAATTCTTTTACCGTGGAGGGTTGAGGTCATTTGGTTTCAGCTTTTACCTTGATTTCATCCATTTTGACATCCATCCTGCTCACGTGGAATTCCCACTTCGCTGCCTTGACGTACAACTGATTTTCCAGGAGATGTGATAGGATTGTCCTGACATGCGTTATGTGTTTGATCTCTTTTTTTGAATAGATCAGGATATCGTTGATGTAAGCAATGACAAATTTGTTTGTGATGTCTCTGAAGATATCATTAATAAAGGAATAGAAGACTGCTGGTGAGATGGTGAGCCCATACGGCATGACCTGATACTCATATTGCCCCATGGTGGTTAGGAAGACGGTTTTCCATTCGTCAACTTCCTTGATGCGAATCAGGTTAGACGCACTTCTCAAGtctagtttaatatatattgtagcTTCCCTCAATTGTTCTAATGCAGAGGGGACCAGTGGAAAGAGGGTAGCGTAATTTGACTGTGACATTGTTGAGTCCCCGGTAATCAATGCAGGGTCGAAGACCTCCGTCTTTCTTCTACGTCTACGAAGAAGAAACCCGAAGTGGCAGGTGATGTAGACAGGCAGATAAAACCAGACTTGAGTGCCTCTGAAATATACTCATCCATTGCCTGACTTTCCATTCAGGATAGCGGATAGATTTTACTCTTGGGTGGAATGACATTCGGAAGGAGATGTATGGCACAGTCTACCGATCTGTGGGGTGGTAATTTTGTGGCTTAGGTCTTACTAAAGACTTCAAGGAGGTCTTGGTAGTGCGAGGAATAGGGACTGCTTGATTATCATTTATGGCTTTGATCTGAATCTGAGTGTTACAAGGCTCAATTCTGACACGAAGCTACAGTTTATAAGAGGTCCCGAGTCTATCATCACTGTTAAGTCAAGAGagattgtattaatttttatagtaataagTAAAGTGAGGGTTCTGTTAGAGAGCAATGAAAAGTGTTCAATATTCACGGCAGTAGAATCATAGATGGTTAACGTGGCGTCTTTGTCTTTTATCCTCTGAGAGTTGGGAGAGACCAAGTTGCATTGGTTCAGGTGCTTAGTTACTTGGCGTCGATACAGATGGTTTGTGGTTAGCGATCTTGGGTGTCTGCTTCTTTAGGTTATCGATTTTAATACCCAGCGTCACAAAGTCAGTAAAAGACAGTTTGAACGCTGCCAGTCTGCTAAAGAGGTCTAGCCAATTAGCTGCAGTTTTATGTGGCATTTGCTGGCCTCTAGGCCAAATGGGATCTTGTCCATTGATTTTATTGTGTTGGAACCATCTAGTTCGGGTTTGGAGAATGTGCTAGTGATGATGGATGTCTTCGCTAAGTACACCCTGGCAGTTCCAACGGGGAATCAGAGGGCAGGGATTGGGTTTCGTGTCTGCAAAGGTACTGCTTAGTTACAATATCACTTCTCAAATTTGTGGGTTCTAGTTTTGATTTGTGGGTTCTGTATTCAGACACTCCTCCAGGTGCTGATGTTGGTAAATCCGTTGATCCAGGATGTGCAGAGTCCTCAAGTAGCAGGGAACAGGAAGTCTCAGCTATGTCAGCTCAAGCCCTGGAGGATAGGTTAGACCAATTGTCTGAAAGTGTGCCAGATGAAGTGCCATTGCGACAGTCTAGGCGAGCTACGGCTGGGTAACATTCCAATATCACCACCTCCCACGGTCTGCAGGGGTGGTGAGTAATGATGGGGTATTGCCTGAGGGGACACCCAGAGCAATTTCTGCATGGTTTAGGCCCTGGATGTGAATAATACGTTTTTTTGGTAGGTAGGTTGTGGCAGGTCATAGTGGCGTTTTCGCTCTGGTTGGCTGGCTTCTCCGTAATTGTCCTATTATTGGGCAGGGCACTATATAAACCGGTAGTTGAGGCAGTAGGTTGCTACGAGGCACCCCCCTTGCCTGCTGCTTCATATTTAGTCACCATCCAGGTCTGTGATATTACGTTGGCTGAACTGTTTGTGGTATGTTAAAGCTCATAGTGTACTTTTCGTATAGACGGGCAGGTTGAAGTTATTCCCGTTCTAGCATTTGACTGAGGTTGCCCATTGCAGGTGAGGTACGCATCATCAGGTTGTTTTTATCTTGTTTGTGATTTAGTGGTGTTTTGtgactttgtttatttatagttgACCCGTAAAGCAAGACTGAATAACACCGCGGATGCGGGTACCCACCTGCCACTGAATGCAACTGGTCCCTTTGTCCAACTCATTTCCGTTCAGTTAGACTGAACAAGCTCTTTGCTGCCCGGAATATCCATTGCCTGCCGTTTGATGGGAGGTTGGTACTAACAGAACAGTAGGTGTTCGTAAATGAACACTGCAATCTATATTTTCTATTGAGATTCATTATGTGTCTGCTCGCTATAAACTAAGTTTATTGTTGACAGATTAAATTGTGTGTACCACGCTGCTGGTTTCCCTCTGTCAGTGCTGCATGGGAACAACCATCTGAAGGTGCTGTTGCtttgtcaatttatttttcttccagTTACGTTGTGTGTGTGCTCCCTGAGATacacatatttcattttatttattattcttttctttttgatgtATGGATTTGGACATTGAGTGTGAACTCTGAgtgatgtttgttttctttttattgagtTTCTTTTCTGTAGGCATCATTTTCTGTCTATTGTGTTgaagttttgtatttataattgtaaaTTGTGGGGTTGGGCAATTCTTCTGCAATATTTGTGATTTAGGGACTGTCGCACGTAACCCGAGTTCTTCTTATTACAGGAGCTGAGTTCCTAATGCAGGGGTGGATCCGGGTGTTGGTGTTTTCACaagtggttgtgtgtgtgtgccacagGTATAGGTGAAGGATGTATTCGGTGTTAGGCCAATTGTGCCCTTATGCCCTGCTGTGAAGCCTCGGTTCCTGTGCCTTGACCTCATGACGTCCTCTGATACAGGTTGCCAGTGTTACATGTTGTAAATTGTGGATTTGATATCTTAAGAATTGCAATGCCCAACTTTTGAGCAAGGGTGAGTGAGAGCACCACACCACCGGACTCCAAGATCCTTTCCATAGATATGGTGTGGAAGAACACCACTCTACATCACCATCAAGACAGCGATCCTGCAGGAAACTGAGGCCTATTGGCGACTTACTGACGTGCTTAATCAAGGTTTATGATGAGTGAATCTCAGGAAGATTGCAAACTGCTGGTAGATTGcatcttttaaatatgttttaatgtaaaaatgaccTAACTACTATACTGATCGGGCAGTATCTAGAGATTCATTGGTTGTAACAAAACTTTATGAGATGACGATGATTAACTAAAAAGGAGTGACAGTTGTCCCCTCCGATAACATTTTAGGCAGGGTGGCATATAGTGCAGTTGCGCTTTATTTGTCCTGACTTTGATCCAAATCTCATGGACCTTTTCTGAACACACCCTGGTGTTTTTAATGTACTGCTAAAACTGaagaatattacaatttaacatttttgatttcattattatattaattgaaTATAAAGATGCATGTGTTGGTCCCGATACACGTCTTTTAAgtattttgttgatttgtttttggtAGATCTCATTGAGTTTGTCATTTGAAAAGTAGGAccccacacacaaaaaagtgtgGGCACCCCTGGATTACAACGTTCACAATCGGTCTTcaaaaaacatagttttttaCATCCACAAATGCATCTATCATGTTTGATTGACTACATAAATACTGAAaacagagtgttttttttttgcacccatGCTAATGCATTAGAGAAAGTGTGCTCAATAGGTCGATCACAAAAAAGCAGTGCTGGAAAACCgcaaatctttaaaatatatattagtgtacACGTGGTGTAACTACTGGCATATTTTGTTTGTACTAAGTTGAAGTCAAACTGCTTGGACCTTTCATGTTCACATCCTGGTGTTTTCAATATAATGTTGAAATCAAAgaatattacactgtaaaaaaatttaccattttaattattacattaactgaatttaaaaatacaggGGTTGGTCCTAAAAGCTGCTATTGTCTCTCTTTTTGGGTAGATCTCATTgagtttgtcatttaaaaagtagaaaacctcacacaaaataaatgtgggTGCCCCTGGATTACAGCATTTGaaatttatctttaaatatctttgttttcacagcacaaacacacaagaccACAACACAATTAGAAAGAACATATAACGcaagaaaaatacatgaaaaactgAATAATTTAAACTAACAAGTAAAGGAAATATCTAAGGGTAGACTAACAGTATCAAATCCAAGCAACAGTGAGAATAAAGGACTGTATATGAATATGAGCAAGTTAACTGgaaatcaaaaacaacaaaaaagggagaaatcaagaaaaaaatacagcagagACATACACAGCAAATAAAAGAGCAAGACTGGAAAACAGAGCAGCAAGTTAGTAACTACCTTTAAAGTGCAagacaaatgaacaaattaacgATGTTACAAAGTTGTTATAACAAGTGGGAAATTCAAACCCTGAGCTTCCAGGTTGTGTCAGGTGCAGCCAAAGACTTACAGATATACAGCATTCGTATTCATGATAaatttgctaattatttttttagtaatgtaCAACAAAACTATAAAAGTAACATATTGCATAATTACCACAGAAGAATACATAGCCTAATGATTCAGTTTATACTGATTCATACactgaaaaactacatttcttttttgtagATAGTTAAAGAAAATGGTTGAAAACCAtgtaaaaaagctaaattgcCATCTTATTCTGACTAAAGTgatgtcacgtctttggactttgttattgttttcatcgtgtgccatgtgttcagtttgacccactttagttaattgtctatcgtcttcagctgtgtcttgttaattgtaGTCATtcacctggtgtatttaagtcctgtgttttcagttccgtttgtccgatctcgtccgtatgtgtgtgtgattttgtttagcctgcctgcctgtatttgtatcgtttattttcatttatagtcattgtctgctctcgtgcctatcacacccgtgacaaGTGACTTGAATGCAcctgattaaaaatgacttgtcaACTTGTAATTATGAACACAGCATAAGACATTAAACAAGAGAGCATGACCAAGAGATACAACAACAcggtaaacacaaacaaagagaaagcaaagacacctaacaaagaaagaaacattagtGTGGTAATTAATTTGTCtaattaattgcataataatCACGCATTAAAATTTGGCTAAGAAATTCCAGAAGAAAGATCATTTAAAGCCATTATTAAAGCTGCTATTGTGTAACACGAGAAAAGCATGAAATCGATATATCAAAAAATTTAGAAGGTTATGACCTAATcctttaacaattttttttactaatatagtttttttttcatatgtattatttttattgcaattaattaagAAACTAACGCTACCAGATGACAGTAAAATttcttaatgaataaatgattgagGCATTGATTCATTCGATTCTTTGaaatgctgattcattcaggaatcaAATAAATCTTTGTGTATGCGTAATTGAATCATTGGTTGACCCCATTCCTTCAAAACGcggattcattcagaaattttgttaaaaatatataaaatgctattaACTCATTTAGTCAGACCTAACTGCTGTATGAAATCACTTGTAAAACTCGTGCTATTGGGGACAAACAGCAATGGTGATATCATATGATATAAATAGAGATTTAATAAGGGATAGAGCCTTGTCATATTTTAACTCCATAACTATTTTTTCGTTAATTAACGTTGTTACAGTTCTGGCTAAAGCTTATCATAATATTCAAAATGGCCGGTCTCTCTCTAGCACGATGTTGATTGGTTGATGAGAATCGCACCTTTTAAATTGTCACGACCAGGattttttcaattgttttttcaCTTTGATGTTGATGAAACAATCcctcattattattttcaactcTATTCTGACCCTCtgtacaaaattattaattttaaagactgtgtatatattgtgacgagtcggctgcccctcctctttattgtcaccatcaccctgtcctttattcgccgcccttcaccaggctcccgacgggagtgggtgtgttcgagaggaggggcgtggtattgttcaggtctggcggcgtgtgatgaggcacacctggagtgagtttagcctcgttaccgtcgccgttaagtaccggacgcgcctctcctcgggagaccggtctcttcccccgtgcatgcacgctggtgtcctcgtgggtccaggaagggtgcgcgatggacctcaccccgccgtccgagaagtgcgtcgtgggacacccgtagtccaggctgtgaccacacagctcatcccactctgccgcccggagcgaagaagccgccgcccctcgcgccccgtaccagaaaaaggggagcgcgtgcgaccgccggactccgccccttacctggacccttcccccctggaacacggcctaaacCTGCACTTTTCccgcagcacgacgaggacaccagttcccccttttatttggacactttcccccttggacactttattttgtatttttattttgtcaataaaaagcctctccgaggcctgacgccacgcccactgtgtctgtcgttggctcctcccgtcacaatatatatatatacacactgtcaTGTTCTCCGGACTTCGTTATTGTTTTcatcgtgtgccatgtgttcagtttgacccactttagttaattgtctatcgtcttcagctgtgtcttgttaattgtaGTCATtcacctggtgtatttaagtcctgtatTTTCAGTTCCGTTGGTCCGATCTCGTCCGTATTTGCGTGTGATATTGTCCTGTCTATCTGCTTGCCTGCCTGAATATCGTTTATTTAATCtgagtggattaaagccttttgttttcatgtataCTCGTTGtatgctctcgtgcttaccacacgcgtgacagaagatcggaccgtACAAAAGTACAAGTGAAAATAGTATAGCGgcgtttattttcttttattttgttttcatgtattcCCTGTATCAAGACCcgaatttcctcatcctcctgctggagcagggggactgctctctcgaggaatatACAGGACTATTCCTCCACCTCGCCAACGACTCCcgttacccggacagctttctgtgcggaatCTACTTCCACGGACTTAACATCTCCAGTcaggcgcagctgtccgggagcggtcctcagGAGAGCATCGCCGcttacgtcgagtgggtgcccattcaggatccagagcccagctccgcccactgcacatcagctgagggtgagctgattCCCCACCTAGGGCTGCTGGATCCCCAAAAACTCCCTCCAGTTCCCGCGCCTTGTGCGCTTCCAGTtttctttccctccctctctcccaccctggtcatacgCCGCCGATGGATctcagcagcccctgcgctcaccctcagctcaccatctggagctcgccacgggtctgccggtggACGATCCCTCacctcaccgtcccgcctccgagtcccggactcctcctcggctcgtagacccgtcggctccccctgggctcctagctccctcctctccaccgtggtccgtcagtccaccagctccaccaggctccatcgtccctcgggctccgccttggtctgtcgtcgaccatccgtcgcctcgggattcctctcctccggcttcacctcgtccctccatcccaccggctcagtcaggctcctccttccctccggcttcacctcagtcctccaTCGCTCTGGCTCCGCTGCGTCCTTCCCGTTCCAGTGTCAGttgccgaagcctgcggcgtcgcctgggacctccagcgcctcgacgtcaccttggctcttcggctctccgcctctgcttcagtctcctccaccacctgctccgccgccgtcggtcagcgccatggagtcgatggccactcctcctccatggctcctccctccgtcggctccaccgtgaaccaccatagctgggctctgaatctcctcctgctccggactcctcctgtcttctccctggctcctccctccgtctgttcctccctggactgtctgtctactccctcctgggggccgtcctccaccggaacctcctcccaagacccagTACCCCCAATTCCtagtcgttttgtttttttattttttttttgatgttactctttaggtgcgaggCGCACCTTCCAGAGGGTAATGTCATGTTCtcggactttgttattgttttcatcatgtgccatgtgttcagtttgacccactttagttaattgtctatcgtcttcagctgtgtcttgttaattgtaGTCATtcacctggtgtatttaagtcctgtgttttcagttccgtttgtccgatctcgtctctattttgcgtgtgattttgtcgtatctgcctgcctgtctgtatagtgtttatttcatccctgagtggattaaaatcactttattttcatttatatccgttgtgtgctctcgtgcctATCACACCCcgtgacatacacacacacacacacacacacattttttacattctccaaacaaaacatttacaggCAAGCGTTATGAAATTGTTTACTTATGGTTGCTGCAAGTTCAATACTTTGGCTGCTTCATCCTTCAACGAATGTTTCTTCGTGTGAACTCCCCTTTACACTGTACATCGTGTTCAAAACAGTGTACAGTCAAATGCctcaaaacaattaaacaaataaaaataatccactCGTTCCAGAAAAAGCAAACCATCACGGTCTGTGCAAAGTGCCAAATGAACTAGTATAAAGCAGAGATGGAGCGAATAAACACAAGTGGGCGTGGCCTCTTGAGACAATGTGATAAAATGATTGGTTAATACCTTGCCATTACCACATATGGTAAACCACTGTAACTGATCTCgggttttaatttagttatagTTTTAAGTAAATAGTTAATTGTTctaatttgcttgtttttcaacCCTGCTGGAAAAAAACCCCTGCCCAAAACACAATTTTGTGGGACgaaaatgtaatggatttatttttattttatttattttttttacgacGCTAACAGCCGGTTGGCCTACAAATTGACGTCATAGTTCCACAAAAAGGCGTCATACGTCATCAACGCGTTCTCGCGATGCAGCTCGAGAATGGAAGGCAAACAGAACAGGacccaaaatataaaacaagcagaagaagaagaggagcaGAAGTGTCTTTCCTTTCCTTCTGAGCCGATACTAAACGGAGCACGCAAACGCTCGAAAAGAAAGACAGTTTATGAAAAAGCTGTGACAAAAAGACGTCTAGAGCAGGAAAGAGCTAAAACCCGAGTTAACATCGGAGTTGCTTTTCCACGCTGGAGACAACTGCGAGAGTCAAAGTGTCTGAAAACAGATGCCATGGTTGCACTTTTTCTTCTGGACAGGTAATGGCattgttttattcaatttttaatgaattatttatctaaagctgtttttgtgtctttgcTAATTATATCAAAGCTAACCGCACTTAGGGTCTAATAGGGAActcttttatgttttcaaagTTACGAGAAAAGTACAACATCCACATTTTTGGAGCATGATTTCATAAAGCCACCGCCACCAGAGTCTTCCTACGAAGAGTGAGTACAGTGTGAGAACCCTGGGCATCCGAAGGAGAACCATTCTTATATtcttgtatgtttgtatgttctCTGTTGCAACATACAGGTCTGAAATCAAGTTTCTCGtcaaggaggaagaggaggagaaaccTGCCTGTAAAAATTGAGAGTTTATGATGAGAGCGAGAAGGATACTTTTGTTGGTGCTCGGACAACAGCATCTCTGGGATTCAGCCGTGTGTCTGTGAAGAGCAACAGATATTCCCCCTGATCTCAGTGAACTCTGACTCTCTGTGAGTATCATGAAGGCTCAGATTCCGACGGTGCTGGAGATGAAATATTATATTGGTGCACCAAGcctaaaaactgaaaactgaaatatttttaataacttcaCTTTActgcaaaatacacaaataattaaaatcaatattataCAACAAGATTTGCCAAACTGGTTATGGTTAGCGGTCTGGAGATCGCTTTCTGTCTCAGCGTGTTTTTGCAACGTTAAGAATTGCATCCAATCACAGAGGCGTTTAGATAATCCATTTACCGCTTTCAGAATGACATGATTTGTTGGAAAATGACTGAGCAAATGATGAGTTTGAAGGCGATATCGTCAGAATAGATTCtgagaaatattaaatttaagttttcttcaaaagcaaaaatcacCAAGcagttttgcatatttttccccagttatttaaaaaaaaaataatgactgttgtTGTTAATATAGCATTTATAACTAATTTTATTGTCGTTTAGGTATAAATATTCCAAAAGCTGTGAGCACAGAAACATTTACTACTCTCCAATCATCTGACAttgatattaaaacaaataaatgacataaatcaAAGTAATCACTTtggtaatataaaatatcttatattttgtattttagataCGTAACAATGTTACATGTTATAAAAAGGTGGGTCTCTTTAAGTGTTGCGCTTGTGAGCATTTTGTTAAATCTCGATTCGTTGGatataataaaactaagaaaaatctgatttgttggattaaagtaaatctaaaatataatagtCGGTATAGGGAACCTTATCTTAGACAAATGGTCTAATGAATGATTTCTTTCATGTAAAGGTTCACGTTGAGGATCAACGAGTGCTTCTCAAAGGTCCAGATCAGCAGAAGAAGTGGGTAGATGGTGAAAGGAAGGACTCTGGCCTGAAACAACCGTGTTGCCACCTCCATTGAGACTGGATTTCAActgacaaaatgattaaatctaCTATATATTCTGCTCAGGAGAGTTTTTCAATCTGTCAGTTTTAATACGGTACTCATGATTGTTCATGTCTTTCATCAAGTTATTAATGCTACAGTATGATACTCATGTAAACATTCTTGCAGATTGTGGGAGAGTTTTCTTTATGTATTGATGGTGGTTAATAATTCACTTGTTTTACAACAATAGTCCAGTCTTTTTGAAGagttttctaaatgtaataGTTACATGTAACAGCAAATACACAACACTTTGGATTCATCTCAATCTTTATGTATAAAGAAGAAACTACTGTCTTGTAGCAAAAATGTAACTTGTGGCATTTAGCAATAGCCTAAtggacatatttattaaaacatgttatCGAGAGCCACTgttattctgttttaattttggaAGGGAAGGTTGTGGAATACATTTTCTCTTGCATCTGTGGTAATAGATGACTCTCAAcctaacattttattattttaaaacaagtcgTAGCCTATCATACAAGCATGCACaagtgaatattaattaatgctagCAGCTGCTCAAGCCAAGAAATGTattatactaataaataaatattctggaTTCATAAATTGTCTAAACAGATAAGtgcagaaaaaattaaaaataacgtTTAATTCGTTTAGAAAAGCTGCCATAGTGCATCAATTAGtgcatctttttttgttgttatttgtaaaaaagaaatgaattgaGAATCAAATTCAAAGTGCTTAAGTAAagcactagtttttttttaaatactacaaTCAAAAAACAAATGGACAGCTGTTTCCTACAAAACGAACAAAACTCATCAACATCAGAACTTTTAGAAATAGACAACAGGATGATTTTTATGAAGGATTTAATAATGAATCTCCTTtaactttgttaaaaatattaaatttacttGGCAACAGCCAGGCCCTTTCTCAAAAATCATTTGTTATAAAGGAACCTCCTGGAGTATTCTCTCTGTCTGAAATATTTTGTCTGTAAACTGTATGTTGGATCATATTtcataaaccattcagggctttataagtaattaagattttaaaatctatccgatgtttgatagggagcca carries:
- the LOC122341401 gene encoding uncharacterized protein LOC122341401, giving the protein MTKRYNNTGDCSLEEYTGLFLHLANDSRYPDSFLCGIYFHGLNISSQAQLSGSGPQESIAAYVDSRMEGKQNRTQNIKQAEEEEEQKCLSFPSEPILNGARKRSKRKTVYEKAVTKRRLEQERAKTRVNIGVAFPRWRQLRESKCLKTDAMVALFLLDSYEKSTTSTFLEHDFIKPPPPESSYEESEIKFLVKEEEEEKPACKN